The following DNA comes from Halobacillus litoralis.
CCTCCAACTTTCACGCCTTTTGCGTTCAGCGCCGCTTTGACCGGAGAAGGACTTGGGGCAGAGAAGATGGCATTCATGACTGGTACGAGCTTCTGATGCATTCGTGCAGCAAAGGCGAAGTCTCCTTCACGGAAGCTTTGAACCATCTGCTGCATTTCATTTCCGATGACGTGGGCCGAAACAGATACGATTCCTGTTCCTCCGATCGATACGAAGGGCAATGTGTTGGAATCTTCTCCGCTATAGACAGAAAAGTCATCAGGAGTGTCACGGATGATTTCTGTTGCGTCATCAAGATCGCCACTCGCTTCTTTGACGGAAACGATGTTATTGATAGCAGAAAGGCGAATGATCGTCGCTGGTTCCATGTTTACGACACTTCTGCCGGGAATGTTATAAAGCATGACGGGGAGGGATGTCGCTTTTGCGATTGTTGAGAAGTGTTGGTAAAGTCCCTCTTGGGTTGGTTTATTATAATAAGGAGTGACGAGCATGATCGCATCGACGCCGGCTTCTTCAGCTTTATGAGTCAGACTGATCGAAGCTCGTGTGTTATTGGAGCCTGTGCCGGCAATGACCGGGACTCTCCCATCGACGACTTCGACAACGAATTTGAAGAGGATCAATTTTTCTTCTGTAGTCAATGTCGGTGACTCACCTGTGGTTCCTGCTATGACTAAGGCGTCCGAACCATTTCCGATCAAGTGGTTGACTAACGATCTGGTCGCCTCAAAGTCAATATTCTCCTGGCTGTCGAACGGGGTTACCATTGCTGTTAATACTTGGCCGAAATTCATAACCTCACACCCTTTTGTGAATTTTAATATTTTCGAGGCAGTGAGGGCCATACAGCAGTAAAAAAACAAAAAAGCAGCAACGAGGGATCGCTGCTGCCGTAGAAACTTAGTCCGTTCCTGCGTAAGATAGCCCTCCATATAGTCTCCTATATGACAGTCCTGCACTTATTAAGCATCAGAACCAGCTTCAGGATGATGAGTTTCGAGAAGCTTCGGCAATTTCCCCTTTCCCTATGTGTCACAGGAGCTCATTCTCCTCAACATACGTACTCATGTCATTGCACCTCTATCCTTACTTCAAAATCAATTGAAATAAGAAAATATTTAGTTATAGAGAATAGTATCAAACAATTGTTTTTTACACAAGTGGTTTGACAGGACTCGTGGAATTTTGACAATAGTATATATTACCAAATTTTGAGCTAGCAAGAAGTGGCGAATTCACTCAAACTTCTTAAGGTTTATGCGGGAAAATCCGTCTGGAGGCGGAAGTTGAATCATTCTCAGGGATATCGTCATTGCTTTGGAATTTTTATACACTTTTATTAATCATTTAAAAAAAGGTGTGAGAATCATGGCTGTCAATGATATCGCTATGGAAGAGGCAACAGTTGAACCAAAAAAAATCCCCTCAATATTCAAGAATAGAAATTTTCTATTGTTGTGGGGAGCTGCCCTTTTGTCGAGTTTCGGAATCTCCTTTTTCCTCTTTTCCCAAAGCTGGTATGTCGTCAATGTATTAGGTTTAGAAGCTTCTCTTGGAATCCTTTATATCGCTGTAAGTATCCCGCGTGTCTTATTCATGATCATCAGCGGAACCGTCGCGGACCGGTATAGTAAAACGAAAATCATGTTTCTATCAGACTTCATTCGCGGATTACTTTTAATCGGCCTTGTCGCATGGTTTTTGTTCGGTGGGATCACATTATGGACCTTCGTTACTTTCGCCTTTTTCTTCGGTATTTTAGATGCGTTTTTCTGGGCGGCGGAGAGTGCGGTCATACCGTCTATTGTCCATAAGGAAAACTTGACGCGTGGAAATTCGGTCATTCAAATGACGAACCAGACATCGTTCATACTAGCTCCTATGCTTGCAGGAATAATCATCGCTTTCGGTAATTATGAAATTGTATTTGTAACAACAGCTGTTATGTTGATCATTGCAAGTTCCCTCATTTTCCTTATGCGTGTTCCTAAAGGGAATGATGAAGAAGGGGAGGAAAAGGAATTTTGGGAAACGTTCAAGGAAGGCCTGCTTTACGTCAAACAATCGCGGGTGCTGCTCATCATTGTTCTGACTACTGTTTTCTTGAATTTATTTTTGGTCGGACCGATGACGATGGGGCTTCCTTTGTTCGTCAAAAATATTTTGGATGGAACGTCGGTTGACTTCAGTTTGTTAGAAGCGGGATTAGCTGGTGGAATGCTGGTAGGGTCCGTCGTTATCGGAGTATTGAACTTGAAGAAAAATCGCTGCAAAGTGGCTCTCCTTTCTTTAATATTTACAGGTATCGCTTTTGCCGGCTTAAGCTTCACCACTGAGATATGGATGAGCATACTGGTGCTTGGGATTTTCGGTATTTCTTTATCTGTAACAAATATCCCTTTCATCGCGTTTGTTCAAAGCTTAATAGAAGAAAAAATGCTCGGACGTGTGATGGGACTTATCTCGTTAGCATCAATGGGGCTGATTCCAGTCAGTTATTTATTGACTTCGGGGGTTTTGGCACTTGGTATTTCCATCGATCATATTATGGCCGTCGGTGGTACTCTTGTCTCACTCTACGCTGCCTTTATCTATTTGAAATTCAAAGAACTCAGGGAAATCGATTGATCTATTTGCTATGACAATAAAAAAAGCCCCCGGGCACGAGAGAGAGTTTCAGGCATACCTCTAATTACCGGAAGGGACTTCCATTATTGATTATATATCATGATTGGGATAATCATTTTGACTTCTTGTACCAACCCTTTTCCTTGAATCGGGAGATGGCTTCGATGCGGTTCGTTACTTCTAATTTTTCCAAAATAACAGATATATAATTTCTTACCGTGCCAGGAGTGATGTATAAGGTCTGGGAAATGTCTTTGGTATTCTTGCCATCCGCCATTAGTTGGATAACTTCCTGTTCGCGTTCTGTGAGCGGGTTTTGCTCTGTAAAAGCGAGGTCGACAAGTTCTGGGTCAAAAATCCTTTGGCCATCAATGATCTTCTTAATGGCTGTCGCCAGATCTTCACTAGGGCTGTCTTTCAGCAAATAGCCGCTTACACCAGCTTTCCGGGCACGATCGAAATAGCCGGAACGGGCAAAAGTGGTTAAAATGATGACTTTACAAGGTTGGTCATACAACTCTTCAGCAGCGTCCAGTCCATCTTTGACGGGCATTTCGATATCCATGATGCAGATGTCAGGTTCCAGCTTCCTTACGAGGTCGCAAGCTTCCTGGCCGTTGTGCGCTTTGCCTACAACTTCCATGCCTTCCTCTAAATCGAGCAGGGCTCCAAGTGCTCCTAATAACATCCGCTGGTCTTCAGCAATGACAATCCGAATCATGCCGGACCCTCCTTTTCTTTATTTTTAATTACATTCGGAACATGCAGTCGCAATATTGTTCCATTATCTGATTCAATTTCAAGAGTGCCGTTGACAAACTCCAGGCGTTCACGCATTCCTTGCAGCCCATGACCTTGAAACGGCTCGACCGAGGCTGGGATTCCTTTTCCATCATCTTCAACAATAATTAGGATTTCAGTAGGAAGCGGGTTGATGACGACCCTGCACTTTGTAGCTCCGCTGTGTTTGACGATATTCGTAGCGGCTTCTTTCAGACACATGCTCAGGACATTCTCAACGAGCAGCGGTGTGTTCTTCAGATGAGGATCCCCTTCGTATTCAAACGTCATTTCTGCTGCCTCAATGATCTGCTGTACACGGACAAGCTCGTCTTCTAGCTTCGTCCCTCTCATATTCGATACCATCTCCCGGACTTCCTTCAAAGCCGTGCGGGCTGTTGTACGAATATCATCGACCTCTTGCATGGCTTTCTCCGGTTTAACCGTAATCAGCTTGTTTGCTAAATCACTTTTCAATCCAATCATCGAAAGTTTCTGCCCGAGGGTGTCATGCAGATCACGGGCGATTCGTTCGCGTTCTTCGATGACCATCAGTTGAGAGATTCGTTCATTGGCATCCTCTAATTCGCCTTCAAGCTTATGCTGCTGATTACGATAACGGATGGTGAACGGGAGCAGAATTACTCCGATGACCGCAATGATAATAAAAGGTAAGTTCGGAAAAAGGGAGTCGATTTGATAGATGAACGTTGTCGTGATTGCGATCAAAGTCGTGGCAAGGTGTACAATGTATAAAGATAAAAATCCGCCCAGATGTTTGATATTTCCTATGAAAAAAGCCAAGAACAAGGCGAAATAAATATATCCGAATAAAACGGTCATGACGAGGCTGATCGCCATTTCAATACTTACCCATAAGTATGTGAGACGGCTGTTCGACATGAAGGATAAACGGTAAGCAAGGAAAAAGATAAGTGTCATTAGAAATCCGAACAACATTTCATACATCGAAGAAGATCGGAAAATGAAGAAAAAAGGCAACACACAAAAAATAATCCACACATAAGTGCTGAGACCTGTATTCTTCGGGATGATATGGTACCAGTTCTGCATCGGGAACCTCCTTGTCACATTAATTCAAGCATATACGAAAAATGCCAGTGTTGTCATCTTCTCTTTGAGCAGAGGGAAAAACAGCTTTGGAAGGCCAGAATGAAAGAAAGAAGTCCATTCATCTGAATGGACTTCTCACATTACTGATCGTCTTGTAAGCTTGGCTGTTTATTCAGCATGGAAGATCGTTGTTTTTTCAACAATGGCTTCACTTCTTTAAAGGATATGAACGTTTTATTTGCCTTGTCATAAAGGCGGAATCGGATCGACTGAAGGCTCGTGGCAAGAGTGATCGTTGTTGCATGTTGAAGCGGCGGTGTTTCTTCGTGTGCTTTCTCTAACATATAATTCGGGACGCGCGGACTCAAGTGATGGACGTGGTGGAAACCGATATTACCGGAAACCCACTGTAACACTTTAGGCAGTTTATAATACGAGCTACCATCTACAGCTGCTTTGACAAAGTCCCATTCGGATTCATCTTCAAAATAAGAATCCTCAAATTGGTGCTGGACGTAGAATAACCAGATGCCGAGCATGCCAGAGACATAGAGAACAGGGAGCTGGATGATCAAGAAAGCCTGCCAGCCAATCGCCCAAATAAGCAAACCGTAGATGACGGCGATGGATGTGTTCGTCAAATATGTGTTCATACGTTCTTTTCGTTTTGCGCCTTTACGGTTGAAACGGTTGGATACAAGGAACAAGTAGATTGGTCCAAGGCCGAACATGACAATCGGATTTCTGTAAAAACGATAGGCGAAGCGTTCTTTAAGAGAAGCATTCAAATACTCATCCACAGTCATGACCCATATATCTCCTGTGCCGCGTTTATCCAGGTTCCCACTTGTTGCGTGGTGGATATTGTGGCTTCTCTTCCATTTGTCAAAAGGGAAGAGGGTCAGAATTCCGGCGATTGTTCCTATAATCCTGTTTGCTTTACTGCTTTTCAAAAAGGATTGGTGTGTACAATCGTGGAATATGATGAAAACCCGAATGACGAACCCACCTGCGATTATAGCAATCGGGAGCGCCAGCCAGACAGAAATGGATAAGCTTGCGTAAGCTAAAGTCCATAATAGAACAAAGGGTACGAGTGTATTGATAAGCTGGCGAACGCCTGCGGATGTATCTGGTTTCGCAAAGCTGGATACGCTTTTTTTCAGCTCTTTTTGTTTCTCTTTATTCATAAAAACGACTCCTTCACGTTTGGTCATAACCTTATGATAGGTTAAAAACAATGTTTTTATAAGACACAAACGTCAGTATCTTCGTATGACACTTGTCATGGGTATCTGTCTATTCTTGGGAGGTGAACATGGAAAGGAAGCTTTAAAATTAAAAGGATCCTTTTAATTCAGAGATTAGACTACCGTTAAGAAATCGCTTACATTATGCTATAATAGAAGTAAGAAACAATACTCTATTAATGGAGGGTTTCCCTATGACCAAACGAATTCTCGTTGCGTACGATGGGAGTGACTTGAGTAAAGAAGCGGTATGGGAAGCGAGGAATCAGGCGTGTGAAACTCCAAAAAGGGAGATACACATCGTATCAGTTGTCAAACCGACTGGTCCCATGACAAATGCTGTAGTCTCACGAAGTATCGGGAACGAAATGGCAGAGAAGTTCCGTTCAGAAATGGATGTGTTGAAAGAACAGATGGATTCACCGGAAGTGGATGTCGTCAGTGAAGTACTCGTTAGTAAAGTAGAAGGAAATCCTGGTGTCAGTATCTGTGAATATGCGGATGAGCAAGCAGTGGACTTGATCATCGTCGGGAGCCGCGGCCTTGGTAATGTGAAGAAACTGTTCTTAGGGAGTGTGAGCAATAACGTCGTCCAGAATGCCACCTGCCCTGTTTTAGTCATGAAATAAAGAAAAACGAAAGCCTGAAGGCTAATCCCTTCAGGCTTTCGTTTTTTTATTGGGCGGAGACTTTATTGGTTCTTCCTCAGGTCATCCAAATTCTGGATGACCTGAGGAAGAACCATGTTTTCCCATTAATTCCGTGCTCTAAACGGGGGCTTTAGTCTTTTGTGTTTAAACCCTAAAACTAGGGGGTTATCTTTGTGTTTGGCGCACGTTGTCGAATGGAAGCGCTATCCGTTATAATTTTCTTAACAGTTAAAAAACAAATTTTCCATTCCACCTAAAGCAGACCCACATGGTTATCGATAGGAGAATGATGAAAGGGTGTGGTGATCTTGGAAGCCATCAGTAAGAACTTTTTCTTATACCTTTCTAACAACAAGATGTTAGATCGCTTTGCTAAGCGTTTCGGCAGTAGATTTGGGGCTGACAAGATAGTAGGGGGAGAGACTTTCTCCCAGGCAATTCCGTTAATACAGCAATTGAACCATGAGGGACTTGAAGTAACTGTTGACCATTTAGGTGAATTTGTAGACTCTGAAGCAGAGGCCAGGGATCGTGCGGGAGAATGTATCCGCAGCATCCAGCAGATAGCGAGCAATCAGTTGAAGTCAGAAGTATCACTGAAAATGACTTCTCTTGGATTGGATATCAGTCATGAGCTCGTAATGGAAAATATGGAGCTCATCTTAAAAGAAGCCCAGAAGCACAACATTACAATCACCATTGATATGGAAGACTCCTCAAGGTGCGGGGCCACTCTGGACATTTATAAAGCATTGAAGAAAGATCATCCGAATCTGGGGACGGTCATTCAATCATACCTTTACCGCTCAGATGAAGACTTGGATGAACTGGATCCTTATGATCCATATTTACGCCTCGTCAAAGGGGCCTATAAGGAATCTGGAAAAGTTGCTTTTCCGGAGAAAAACCTTGTCGACGATAACTTGAAACATCTGATTAAGAAGAACTTGTTGAATGGAAATTATACAGCCATCGCAAGTCACGATGATGCCATCGTCGATTATACGAAGCAATTGGTAAAAGAACATGATATTCCGACTGACCGCTTTGAGTTCCAAATGCTCTACGGCATGAGGACTCAAATGCAGCAGGATCTCCTCAATGAAGGATATACCGTCCGCGTTTACTTGCCATATGGCGAGGACTGGTACGGCTATTTCATGAGACGTCTGGCCGAAAGACCAGCGAATATCGCATTTGCAGTCAGAGGAATTTTCAACTAATCAATATTTCCAAAATCAGAAAGGGGAATTTATCATGGTACAGCCTTATAAACATGAACCATTCACAGATTTCACAGTAGAAGAAAATAAGAAAGCTTTCGAAGAAGCATTGAAGCAAGTGAAAGAAGAATTGGGTCAACATCATGACCTTCTGATTAATGGAGAACGCATCCGTACAGATAATCAAATTACTTCTACGAACCCTGCCAATACAAAACAAGTGGTAGGTACGGTTTCCAAAGCGAATCAAGAACTTGCTGAAAAAGCAGTCCAATCCGCTTCTGAAGCGTTCAAAGACTGGAAAAAATGGGATCCACGCGCTCGAGCTGAATTGCTTTTCCGTGCGGCTCATATCATCCGTCGCCGTAAACACGAATTCTCTGCCTATCTTGTTTATGAAGTAGGGAAGCCTTGGAAAGAGGCGGATGCGGATACAGCAGAAGCGATCGATTTCCTTGAATATTATGGTCGTCAAATGATTGAGTTGAAAGATGGCAAACCAGTGGAAAGCCGTCCAGGCGAACAAAACCGTTACATCTATACGTCTACAGGGGTCGCTGTTGTCATCCCGCCTTGGAACCTGGCATTTGCAATCATGGCTGGAACAGCGATTGCTCCATTGGTTACAGGAAGCACTGTAGTTATGAAGCCAGCTAGTAACAGTCCTGTCATAGCTGCTAAATTCGTAGAAGTATTAGAAGAAGCAGGCCTTCCGAAAGGCGTATTGAACTTTGTGCCAGGAAGCGGGGGAGAAGTTGGAGACTATCTCGTCGACCATCCTAAAACAGCGCTCATTTCCTTTACAGGATCCCGCGATGTAGGTACACGCATCATCAAACGTGCTGCAGAAATTCAAGAAGGTCAAAACCACTTGAAGCAAGTCATTGCTGAAATGGGTGGTAAAGATACCGTAGTCGTCGATAAAGAAGCGAACATCGAAACAGCGGTAGATGCCATCGTCGTATCTGCTTTCGGATTCTCAGGACAGAAGTGCTCTTCCGGATCCCGTGCAGTCGTCCACGAGGATGTTTACGATGAAGTGTTGGAAAAAGTGAAAGAGCGTACTGAAAAGCTTACCGTTGGAAACGCTTCTGAAGAGAATGTCTATATGGGACCTGTCGTCGATCAAAGCGCTTATGATAAAATCATGAGCTATATGGAAGTTGGTAAAGAAGAAGGTCGTCTTGTCACAGGCGGAAAAGGTGACGATTCCAAAGGTTATTTCATTGAGCCTACAGTATTTGCGGATCTTGATCCAAATTCCCGTATGCAGCAAGAGGAAATCTTCGGACCAGTTGTCTGCTTCACAAAAGCTAAGAACTTCGATGAAGCTCTCGAAATTGCCAACAACACAGAATATGGTCTAACAGGTGCGGTCATCTCTGATAATCGTGATCATCTGGAACAGGCAAAATATGACTTTCACGTCGGGAACCTGTACTTCAACCGTAACTGTACAGGTGCCATCGTAGGCTACCAGCCGTTCGGCGGGTTCAAGATGTCCGGTACTGACTCCAAAGCGGGTGGACCAGATTACTTGGCCTTGCACATGCAAGCGAAAACAATCTCCGAAATGTTTTAAATCAATGCCTGAGGCTCCCCCAAACTCTTGGGGGAGCTTTTTTAATAGAATCAAAAAGTGGAATCCATATAGGGGGTTGAAGTGTGTGCTACTCCTTTTAAGTAGGTAGCCCTTCGCGACATAAGCAGTCCATTTACGTGGGGGAAGCCCGCCCCACTGCAATGTTCTGCTTATGCGTGTCAGGGCTGTCAACCTCTCGCCACACTTTCAATATATCCAGCTCCAGTGGACAGACACTCGAGGTCTTAAGTCCAATGTCTGCGTGAAGAAAACCGCTTCACTCAGAAATTGTTCTTAAGCTTGTCGTGTCTACCAGTCCACTTCCACTTTTAAAGTAATCCGGTTCTGAGAGGTAGCCCTTCGCGACATAAGCAGTCCATTTACGTGGAGGAAGCCCGCCCCACTGCAATGTTCTGCTTATGTGTGTCAGGGCTGTCAACCTCTCGCCACACTTTCAATATATATTTCTTTTTCTTTCTATGACAAACCGATATAATGGAGGGTAACGAATTATGACATTCAGCCTACTCGGAAAGGTTAGGGTTCCTATGGAAGTAAAAGAATTGATCCTTCAGGCGGAGGACATCCATAAAGCGACAGAGCTGATCAGTTCTAAGCTGAAGAAGCCTGTCATCATAGAGAATAAAAACTTTGAATTGGTATCCTATAGTTCTTCTTTTGATGATTTCGACCAAACTCAGCAAAAGACAATCCTTTCGAAGAAGTGCCCGATTTTCATCATCGATCGGTTGAAGAAAGAAGGGATCGTGCAACGTTTGGAACAGCATCCTGATCCGATTCGTGTCCATCCTATCGAGGATCTCGGGTTTCACCAGCGAGTGGTGATTGCAGCGAAGCATCTCGGTCATACAATGGGGTACGTCTGGGTGCAGGAGTCCGATCATTTGTTGGATGCAGAGGAAATGGAGTTTTTAGAAGAGATTACGCCGCATCTCGGAAAACTGATTTATGATCAGTTCATGAAGGTGAATGCCAAGGAAGGTCGTAAAGAGGAATTACTTTGGCAATTGCTGCATCATGAATATGGCAGTGAGAGCCAATTCCGTCACGATGCTTCACTGGCGAAACTTCAAATTCCTGAGCGTTTTTCAGTCATGGTCTTTTCAGTGACGGCGCCCCAGTATAAATACATGCTCGACTACTTGGAAAACACGGTGAATCGTTTTAGGACAGATAAAAAACTCTATTACTTGAAAACAGAATTCCAACTCATCATGGTCATTGAAGGCAGGGAAAATGAGAGCTTTTCTTCAAGAAATATTGCTAGAGATCTGATCGATGAAGTGAAGTACGAAACGGGAGAAGAAGCGTTTTATCACTTTTTAATTGGTTTAGGGAAAGAGTATAAAAAGCTTTACAACATGAGGAAAAGTTTCCTCGAAGCTTTGGAAGTGATCGAAACCGCCAACTTCATCAGTCCTCGCCCAGAGTCAATGCCCAGGGAATTCGCCAATCTCGGAATATACAGATACTTGGCTGCCCTGTATGAAAAGAACAGTTCGGAAGACTACTATAGTGAAGATCTTCTGACACTGATCAAGAATGACTCGGATAAACAGACAGAGCTTTTACTTACACTGGAAGCCTATTTGGCAAATAACGGGAAGGGGAAGCAGACAGCGAACGAGTTGTTTATCCACCCCAATACGTTGAATTACCGGATCAAACAAATCCAGGAGCTCACGAACATCAATTTCTCTGACTTTAATATGAAAGCTTATTTGTACACAGAGTTGTTGCTGTTGAATAATGTAGAGAACTACTATCAACGATATAAATCAGCCTTACAAAAATAATCTGAAGGAGAGGGGTCTTTTTTAAAGGCGACTCTCCTCTTTTTTAACTGAGGAATTTGACATTCTCCTCTGAAAAGCTTTATTCAATGGGAAAGGAAGTTTAAAAAAGGAGGGAAGACAAATGGATGAACAAAAGTTGATTCAACAGCATCTGGCTAATGAAAGGACGTACCTGGCCTGGATCCGGACTAGCATCGCTCTTGTAGGGGTAGGTTTCCTTGCAACCACCGTCCACATGACAGCATTACCGGATGCAGGGGATGTGGGCAATAAGCTGGCCATTCTCGTCAGTATTGTGTCTTTATTCCTCGGCATCATGACGATTGTCGGGGCAACGATCAATTATTACCAAACACGAAGAAATATCAACGAAAGCCGTTTTGCTTCATCCCATCGCATCATTGCTTATATGACTACAGTCGCTTTATTGTTAGTCGTTTTAGTCTCTGCTTATCTCCTGTTTGTTTAATCCTGCTTATACATAATAAAGACCCTCGTTGAAACGAAACAACGAGGGTCTTACTTTCCTAGGCAGCAGATTCTTCATCAGGACGTGATTGGCCGATGAAGAAGGCCATGATGAAACCTGCGACGGCAATGAAACCTGCCACAAGGAACGAAATATTGACGCCGTGAATGAGCCCGGGCACCCCTTCAGAAGGAATGGTCTGACTCGTCATGACTGAGACAAGCAATGCAGTGCCTACTGCTCCTGATACTTGGCGCATCGTATTGTTCATCGCTGTTCCATGGGGCATAAGGTGTGCTGGCAGCTGGTTCAGTCCAGCTGTCGTTACGGGCATCATCACCATGGAAATTCCGAACATCCGGACACAGTTTACCAAGGCAAGGTACGTGAAAGTAGTCGAAGGATTCAAGTTCGTAAACATGAATGTAGAAATGACAAGCAATGCAAGACCTGTGATAGCGAGCCATTTTGCTCCGAATTTATCAAAGAGTCGACCGGTGATCGGGTTCATGATCCCCATTAAAAGGGCTCCAGGGAGGAGCATGAGTCCCGATTCAAAGGCAGTGAAACCGAGCATGTCCTGCATGAGAATAGGCAGGATGACGGCCCCGCCGATCATGGCAATGAATACAATCATGCCAAGAGCAGTGGTTAAAGTGAACGTCTTGTATTTGAATATCCTGAATTCGAGTATTGGTTTTTCCAGTTTCATTTGTCTTGTTATGAACAGGGTCAATGTAACCGCTCCGACAAGGAGTGAAATCAGCACTTCAGGACTCGTAAAGCTCCCATTCCCCGCCACACTGAATCCGTAAAGTATTCCACCAAATCCGAAGGTGGATAAAATGATTGAAATCGGATCCACTTTAGGGAAAGTCTGTTTGGTTACATTTTTCAAAATGAAATAAGCGACGATGATATCTATTATGGCAATTGGTAAAATGACGAAAAATAAACTTCTCCAAGGAAATTGCTCGACAAGCCAGCCGGAAAGTGTCGGTCCGATCGCTGGTGCGAAGGCAATGACCAACCCGAACATCCCCATGGCAGCCCCTCTTTTCTCTATTGGAAAGACGAGGAAAAGGATCGTTTGCATTAAAGGGAGGATAATGCCGGCGCCGGAAGCTTGTAAAACTCTTCCCGCAAGCAGTACCGAAAAGTTCGGAGCTAACCCGCAGACGAGTGTACCTGCTGCGAATAAGCCGAGAGCTGTCATGAATAATTTTCTGGTGGTAAACCTTTCAATTAAAAATGCTGTAATCGGAATCATGATGCCGTTGACTAACATGAAAATGGACTGCAGCCATTGGGCTGTGTTGGCATCTAGATTCAAATCGGCCATTATATGTGGCAGCGCTGTTGCTAATAGTGTTTGGTTCAAAATCGCAACAAAGGCCCCTGAGATCAGTACGATCATCAAAGGGACCCGATTTATGGATGGTTCTTGCTCTGACATGAATACCCCTTCTTTCTAATACTTAGGTCGCTAATCATTAATATTAACATAAGACTTGTGATCGCATCACCTGTTTTGCTTTCCATATTTTATTAACACTCCATAAAGATTAGCTGGCTAATGAAAAGAGACTACGGAAGCTTCATTCCGTAGTCTCTCTAATTAAATATTTTTTTACCATTAAGCTTTCCTTTTTTCTGTTTTGTTGATGACGGATGTACCGACAAGGTCACCGGTGACGTTAAGTGCTGTAGCTCCCATTCCGACGAATACATCTACTGCGGCCAATAATGCAACAGCTTCCATCGGCAAACCTACTTGGGAGAATACAGTGGCAATCATAATGATGCCTGCTCCTGGAACGCCTGCTGTACCGACTGAGGCAAGTGTGCCGACAATGACTACCTGCAGAATGGCAGCAAAACTCAGCGGATCACCAACGACGTTTGCAGCAAATACAGCAGAAATCGCAATACGGATCGCTGCACCATCCATGTTAATGGTCGCCCCGAGTGGCAAACTGAAACCGTAGAGATTTTTTTTCAAACCGAGGGCTTGTGCTGCGTTTAAAGTTACCGGCAGAGTCCCTGAACTGCTCTGTGTAACAAAAGCAGTAATCATAGGTGTACGGGCTTCTTTGAAAAAGGACAAAGGACGCTGTTTGGTAACTAACAGGACAAGAATGTAAAGAGCGAGCTGTACGAGAAGACCGACATAAAGGACTAAAATGAATGTCCCTAAAGATCCGAGGGTTTCCGCCCCTTGTGTGCCGACAATCTCAGCGACGATGGCTAAGATTCCGATGGGAACATATTGTAAAATCCCTTTCATGACGGTAAGGGTCGCTTCGTTCAATCCTTCAATACCTTTGTAAAGACTATTACCTATATCGTTGTAAGCAGATGAAGAACGTAAATGGGAAATGGCTATCCCGAATACGAGTGCTGTGAAAATAATGCCTAGCAAGTTCATTTCAGTAAA
Coding sequences within:
- a CDS encoding proline dehydrogenase family protein, with product MEAISKNFFLYLSNNKMLDRFAKRFGSRFGADKIVGGETFSQAIPLIQQLNHEGLEVTVDHLGEFVDSEAEARDRAGECIRSIQQIASNQLKSEVSLKMTSLGLDISHELVMENMELILKEAQKHNITITIDMEDSSRCGATLDIYKALKKDHPNLGTVIQSYLYRSDEDLDELDPYDPYLRLVKGAYKESGKVAFPEKNLVDDNLKHLIKKNLLNGNYTAIASHDDAIVDYTKQLVKEHDIPTDRFEFQMLYGMRTQMQQDLLNEGYTVRVYLPYGEDWYGYFMRRLAERPANIAFAVRGIFN
- the pruA gene encoding L-glutamate gamma-semialdehyde dehydrogenase; translated protein: MVQPYKHEPFTDFTVEENKKAFEEALKQVKEELGQHHDLLINGERIRTDNQITSTNPANTKQVVGTVSKANQELAEKAVQSASEAFKDWKKWDPRARAELLFRAAHIIRRRKHEFSAYLVYEVGKPWKEADADTAEAIDFLEYYGRQMIELKDGKPVESRPGEQNRYIYTSTGVAVVIPPWNLAFAIMAGTAIAPLVTGSTVVMKPASNSPVIAAKFVEVLEEAGLPKGVLNFVPGSGGEVGDYLVDHPKTALISFTGSRDVGTRIIKRAAEIQEGQNHLKQVIAEMGGKDTVVVDKEANIETAVDAIVVSAFGFSGQKCSSGSRAVVHEDVYDEVLEKVKERTEKLTVGNASEENVYMGPVVDQSAYDKIMSYMEVGKEEGRLVTGGKGDDSKGYFIEPTVFADLDPNSRMQQEEIFGPVVCFTKAKNFDEALEIANNTEYGLTGAVISDNRDHLEQAKYDFHVGNLYFNRNCTGAIVGYQPFGGFKMSGTDSKAGGPDYLALHMQAKTISEMF
- a CDS encoding PucR family transcriptional regulator, which produces MTFSLLGKVRVPMEVKELILQAEDIHKATELISSKLKKPVIIENKNFELVSYSSSFDDFDQTQQKTILSKKCPIFIIDRLKKEGIVQRLEQHPDPIRVHPIEDLGFHQRVVIAAKHLGHTMGYVWVQESDHLLDAEEMEFLEEITPHLGKLIYDQFMKVNAKEGRKEELLWQLLHHEYGSESQFRHDASLAKLQIPERFSVMVFSVTAPQYKYMLDYLENTVNRFRTDKKLYYLKTEFQLIMVIEGRENESFSSRNIARDLIDEVKYETGEEAFYHFLIGLGKEYKKLYNMRKSFLEALEVIETANFISPRPESMPREFANLGIYRYLAALYEKNSSEDYYSEDLLTLIKNDSDKQTELLLTLEAYLANNGKGKQTANELFIHPNTLNYRIKQIQELTNINFSDFNMKAYLYTELLLLNNVENYYQRYKSALQK
- a CDS encoding YidH family protein — its product is MDEQKLIQQHLANERTYLAWIRTSIALVGVGFLATTVHMTALPDAGDVGNKLAILVSIVSLFLGIMTIVGATINYYQTRRNINESRFASSHRIIAYMTTVALLLVVLVSAYLLFV
- a CDS encoding MDR family MFS transporter, with the protein product MSEQEPSINRVPLMIVLISGAFVAILNQTLLATALPHIMADLNLDANTAQWLQSIFMLVNGIMIPITAFLIERFTTRKLFMTALGLFAAGTLVCGLAPNFSVLLAGRVLQASGAGIILPLMQTILFLVFPIEKRGAAMGMFGLVIAFAPAIGPTLSGWLVEQFPWRSLFFVILPIAIIDIIVAYFILKNVTKQTFPKVDPISIILSTFGFGGILYGFSVAGNGSFTSPEVLISLLVGAVTLTLFITRQMKLEKPILEFRIFKYKTFTLTTALGMIVFIAMIGGAVILPILMQDMLGFTAFESGLMLLPGALLMGIMNPITGRLFDKFGAKWLAITGLALLVISTFMFTNLNPSTTFTYLALVNCVRMFGISMVMMPVTTAGLNQLPAHLMPHGTAMNNTMRQVSGAVGTALLVSVMTSQTIPSEGVPGLIHGVNISFLVAGFIAVAGFIMAFFIGQSRPDEESAA